CTTCAAATTGGATTTCCCAAAATGGGTTTCAGAGAAATCACCACCAGATTTCTTCTCCACAACCCAAACCACCACCTCCCATGTTCTTCTTCAATGGTTGTATCCATTTCAAGCAGTGGGTTTTCAGGAAAATCAACAATTGTTTGTGGATTAAGAAGTGGACCAAGAAAATCGTTATGGAGGTCAAGGGTTTTATCATCAGAAGCCATACAAGCTGTTCATTCATTAAAGTTAGCAAGAAATTCAGATAAATTAGATGAGGTTTTTAGTAATAGATTAAGTAGGTTATTGAAAGAAGATTTGATTGCTACTTTTACTGAATTACAGAGACAGAATGAATTGGAATTGTCCCTAAAGGTTTGATTTTTATTTCCCCTATTTAAATTTAATTGAAGCTTACAATTAAAAAAGTTGGAACTCTACATTTATTATTCACTGTATTGTTGTCTAAAACACAAAaatgaagagaaaaagaagaaatcttCCTGGACCTAGAGTTGGAAACTGATTAGCCCTTTCTTCGAGCATGTTTAAGATCTATTTAGTTTTTGGTTCACATTGCAGTTTTTGTGGAAATATTTATCATCTAATTTCTTCTTAGCGATATTGCTCGCTTTAGCAGTCGTTCAGTTATGCATTTGTGTTAAATAATCACAAGGCTGCCTGCGATGAAATTTATGGTATTTGATGCTTAGAGTTAGAGCTGTAATTTCAAAAGTTTTGACACTGATAACTGAGCTCTCATGTTATATTCAATTTTACTGTCATTCTTCTACATTCTAATAGAACTATAGAAGTTGGCGTCTATCCGTTTCTAGTTCATGGTAATTGCTACAACACTCTCTTTTCTATACCACTATTGTACAGTTACAGTGAATTGTTTGGTTTTGTATGTTACATGTGTAGCAGTCTAGGTTTCCTTTGGTTACTTCTACATACATGTCACAGGGTTTAGTTCTTTTGGCATTCTGCGTGATGGGGTTTATTTGTAAACTTCTGTTGCATATATCCTCTCAGCCTTGTTGTCTCATTTGGTTTAGTTCTAAAACACCATGAAACCCGGAATTTTTATTGTCTTTTGCCTATTCCATGTGCTATACTTGTCAAGTTGAAAATAATGTTATGGATTCTCTAGTCCTCGCTCTATATTCTTAGATGGTTCAATATGTTCACACATCATAGAAATCATGTACTCTATTCTAATTTCTAAGGTTTCTAGCTGTTAATATTTGTCTCATATGTCTTGCTTAAGATGCTCGATAGACACTAAAGTCTGCAAGTGTATGTGGCTATGTGGGATTGTACGTATGCCACTTGAAAGAACATAAGTTTTGCTGTTAAGTTGTAACTTGAACTTATTTACTGAGCATCTTGTTTTTCTAGGGTCTCAGGATTTCATGCTTGCTAACTTAGTTTTCTGTTCTTTGTAGGTTTTTGGGTTTGTCCGCAAGGAGCCGTGGTACAAACCTGATCTATCCTTATATTCTGACTTGATATACATGTTTGGTAAAAACAAACTGATTGAGACAGCTGAAGAACTTTTCTTAGAAATACAGAGAGAAGGTTTGAAGCCTAATACCAGGACTTACACAGAGATGATTGGAGCATTTATACAAGTGAACATGGTGGAAAAAGCAATGGGTTTATACGCCTCAATGAAGGAATCTGGCTGTGCTCCAGATAAGTTAACATTAACCATATTGATAAGGAACCTTGAGAAAGCTGGAGAAGAAGAACTAGCCTCTGCAGTAAAAAAGGATTGTGAAGAATATGTCGAGAACCCGGAGGAATTCCTTATAGAAGTAGCAAAAAATTATGTAAGCACTTCAACTCTTCACACTATGCTACATTTCCTTCTATTTCTACAAAGTTTCTCAAAAACGGTTCTTCTGGTTATTTCTGACTTTTGAGATCATACACAATTCAGTACTTTTAGCCATCTCTGCAAGAATGTTTCCAAATGCTAGTATTTGATCTGATTGTAAAATTTGTTGGCTTGTTTTGCTGATACTCAGCAATCAAGAGTAGCAATTGCATCCAGGGTGGATTTGTATATAAACATGTGATGTTTCTTATAGATTTGTATATAAACATGTTATGTTTCTTCTAACTTTCCCTTGTGATGTTTCAGCCTAAGAGAAGAGTGATTGAGCTGGTTTAAAGACTTTCTGTCAGACTGTCCCAAGTTAATATCTTTAGGAAGCATGTGTATAATTTCCATAGAAGTCTAGTGAAGATGTGAATATTTCTCGAAGATGAATCGAATGACTTCTATGAAGACAGACAGGGGTTCCATGTGCTACAGATGTAAGCTTCTCTTTTACTTGCATCTCGCAACAGATAGGAAGTTGATTCTTGCATCTCGCAACAGGTAGGAAGTTGATTAACTGTTAAACAAGCACAGAAAACTCCTTGCACATTGTAAAAACTAGATTCCTGTAATTTACTGGGATCTTGCATATCATTGTTACAGTCCAATTTCTTTTAGAAACTGCTGTAATCACATGGTTTTGATTCTTTCATTTCCTCTCTATGTTTCTGTTTTGGTGATGGTGTTCAGGGATTGGACTTCATTGAGCTGATAATAAAGACTTCATTTGTTGGGTTCTTCTTAATTAATAAATGTGGAGAGAGCTACAAACTCCAGTTCAAAATTAAATGTGGATTATTCAGACTTCATTTGttgggttcttcttcttcatataatCAAACAGGAGTTGGTGTGTTAAGTGGTGCACAATGGAAAGAGAGGGCTACACTTTGTAAACATCATCAGATTATGTTATGGGATCTCTACCTTTCAGTTTCTACTTCTTGTAAAACTAATTAATAAATGAAGGCTGAAATggctctatatatatatatatatatatattgatgctGGCTTTGGCAAGGATTATCAACTTGTAACCTGTTGATTGGTTTTGACTTGAAAACCCAGACCAACTATGACAGTACTCCCCAATCAGAAATTGTGAATACCTGATCTACTTCGAGTCAGGCGCAGACAAGCCTTGTTTTACAAAAGAGACAGATAACTAATAAaccaaaatagaaaaagaaatacaCATTACATTTCAGTGTACAAAATGAAATCAAAAGTTTCCTCTACTacaacaaaagaaagtaaacCCCACTGCAAAGGACCCTGATAGATGATGAAAACATAGATTTCTCTTTAGAGGTGTGTGGGTAGTCGGTACAGATATAATGGAATCTGTATTTGGTTATGAGCTTGTTAAGTGACTAGGTGAACTGTTGAACATTGTATGCCACATGAACGCTCTCGAAAGAACCATCTCTAGCTCTTGGTGTGTCCAGTTATGAGTTGGAAGGTGTTGTAGGAACATCACCATCTCTTGGAAATCAAGCTTTTGGAGTTTATCTGACCACTGAAACAATTAACAAATGCGACAGATTATGTTGCTGAATTTTCAAATAACATGTAGTATAATTCATGAATAACAAGGAAAGAATTTCAAGGGAAGAAATTTGATTTTACCGTTAAAAGAAAACTGGCGAAAATGTATACAAGGAATTCAGGCAATGCATCTCCTTCTGCAAGGTATGTATCCCACAGCCGCGTTACAAGATGGAAAGGTATCTGCCAAAGaatcacaacaaaaaaaaaagagttgataTGCTGATGGAATAAACGTGATGGTGCTTACTGTTAAAGTGAGAGAGAAGAATAATTAAAATGCAATTGGTAACTTGGGTATGAACCTCGCGTATTAAAAGACAATTGAACCAGCGGAAAGCAAATTGAAGGAACTCCAGACCTTGCTCCTCCATGTGTTTTGAGACAGGTTCTGGTGAAACCGCAAAAGAACAAAACTGGGTCAGAATATACATGGACTTGACAAGCAGGAAAAGGTAAAAAACTAGATTAAGATTTAGCGATTTGAGTTACATGATAACTGCAAGATAACATGTTACCGAATACACATTTTTGGTTAAACATTTGTGTGATATTTTGACAAGACTGATAGATTCATTTATCAAAGAAAAGCaaagagatgaagaaaaaaagcAGACGGGAAAACAGAATATACCATCTATTCGGCGAACCAATTCTTTCAGCTTAAATACAAGTCGCTGAATTCCTGGTTGAGCAAATGTGTAGTGGTCTTGCATACCATCAAGTAACTTAGATAAACACCAATAGCAATCGGCTTCTATGTTTGTTATATTCTCTGGAGTTAAATCC
This genomic stretch from Papaver somniferum cultivar HN1 chromosome 5, ASM357369v1, whole genome shotgun sequence harbors:
- the LOC113284580 gene encoding pentatricopeptide repeat-containing protein At1g62350-like, coding for MNTLQIGFPKMGFREITTRFLLHNPNHHLPCSSSMVVSISSSGFSGKSTIVCGLRSGPRKSLWRSRVLSSEAIQAVHSLKLARNSDKLDEVFSNRLSRLLKEDLIATFTELQRQNELELSLKVFGFVRKEPWYKPDLSLYSDLIYMFGKNKLIETAEELFLEIQREGLKPNTRTYTEMIGAFIQVNMVEKAMGLYASMKESGCAPDKLTLTILIRNLEKAGEEELASAVKKDCEEYVENPEEFLIEVAKNYPKRRVIELV